ATCATTACAGCCATTACAATAATAGCACTTGCAGCATTAAAATAACTGGCACCAAAATATTCTCTTAATATAGGGCTTATTACAATAAGGGCAAAAAATCCATAAACTATAGAAGGTATACCGGCCAAAAGTTCAATAATAGGCTTAGCTATGGAACTTGCTTTTTTATTTGCAAATTGAGTAAGGTATAATGCAGCCCCTAATCCGAGAGGCGTTGCAATTAAAATTGAGCCCCCGGCGATTAAAACTGTACCCGACAATAAAGGTAAAATACCAAAACTTGGATCTGTTCCATTTGGAGTCCATTTTGTTCCAATAAAAAATTGAATAATACTTACTTTAGGGCTCAAAAAAAAGTCAATAGAGCCATTTATCAACGTATACAAGATAGCTAGACTAACGACTATTGCGAGACTTGCTGCAATAAACATCAGCTTAACTATCAAAGATTCTTTTAGATCCACCTTTTTGTGAAATGGATTATTTCCATTGAAGTATGCTCTATTGACTTTACCTAACATGTAGGCCACTCTTAATTAAGTTTTGAAAGTTGTGCCGGCATTATTGTTGGGTCAACTAAGGATACTTTTACATATCCAACTTGCGGTACTATTGTTTGTCCTTCTTCACTTAAGATGTATTTTAGATATGCATTTATAGCTTTTCCCTTTTCAGAGTTAGTGTTTGGGATGCCGTTTGTGTATATATGAAGGGGTCTTGCCATTGGATAATCTGCTACGTTTTCAATTGATGCTTCAACAAATGTATCTCCGGATATTTTTGCAATTTTAACAACTTGTAACTGCCCAGGATTTTCAATGATATATGCATATCCAAAGTATCCTATTGAATACTTGTTTGTTTTTATTGCGTCTAAAATTACATTGTCATCTGCACTTGGATTGTATACTCCATCGCCTGCTTCAAGTCTTGTCTTTGCAACTTGAGTTGCTTTTCCCCAGTCTTTAATTATGCTCTCAAAGAAGTAATCGTATGTTCCGCTGGCTTCATCCGGTGCATATATTGTTATTTTTTCGTGTGGCGCTCCCTTTTCTTTTAATCCGGGAACTTCATCCCAGTAGACTGCAGGACTATCGTCTGTAAAAATCTTGTATAATTGGTCATATGTAAGTTCATTTGCCCATGTATTTTCTTTGTTAACTACTACAGCTAACACGTCATAAGCTACAATCCATTTTGTTGGGAGAACTCCATTACAAGCAGCTGATGCAGTACCATCTGAAGAAACTAATGTTTCATCACAACCTACGTTCTTATAGTCAGAACTTTTCATTAACCTGCTTGCATCTCCTAAATCTGCCTCTCCTTTAAGAAGAGCATTTAATCCGTGGCTTGATCCTCCACCCGAAACAGATATCAGTGCACCTTCGAATTGTTCTGCCCAAGCTATTGCCAAAGGCAAAACTGTGCTTGATCCTGTCTGGTTAAGTTTTACTGTTGATGACTGTGTTGATGTATTTTGAGTACAGCCGGAAAAGACCATACCGAAAACAATAACGGCCATCAATAATCCAAATACTCCTATCCTTCTTTTATCCATGGTTAATCACCGAATTAATTAAATTTTGATCTTTTATAATACTTGTCGACTTAGAGTATATAAGTATACATACCAAACTGTTTTCTCTATATATCTATATATTATCAAAAAACTATGCAGTAATATTTATAAACTCAATAGAAATCAATAAGTCGATTAAATGGAAATAAGAAAGGTTCAGATTACTGGTGGTTCTTCTTATGTTATTACCTTGCCTAAAGAGTGGATTAAATCATTAAACATAAAGAAGAATGATTCATTAGGCCTCATAGTTCAAAAGGATGGAACTCTGCTTGTAACAACGGATAAAGTAACTGAAAAAAAAAGAAAACAAAAGGAGTTTATTGTTGATTCTGATACTGATAAAACATTTCTATTTAGACTTCTTGTGGGTGCTTATGTTATGGGATACTCCGATATTGCAATAAGGTCAAATGAAATAATGCCTCCTCAGATTAGAGAATCTATCCGAATGTTCACGCAAATTGCAATAGGCCCTGAGATTGTTGATGAAGAGTCTAATCTTTTCATTATAAAAGATCTATTAAGCCCAATGGAAATGCCTTTTGAAAAGACAGTCAAGAGGATGTATTCTCTTGTTGAAAGCATGTATAAGGACGCAATTAAATCTCTAAAAATTAACAACAAAGAATTAGCTGAAAATGTTGTTTCAAGGGATTTTGAAGTAGATAGGCTCTACTGGCTTGCCACGCATCAGTATAATGTAATTCTCACCGACATGATGCTTTCAAAGAAAATGGGTTTGAGTCAAGAAGAAGCAAGCTATTACTTTTTGATTAGCAGGATTTTAGAAAGAATTGGTGATCACGCTGCTATCCTTGGAGAGAATGTTGTAAAAGCTATAGGTAAGCTCAATCCAGAAATTATTCAAGATATAGAATCTGCAAGTACTTTGGCCCTTGAAATCTTCTCAAACAGCTTTGAATCTCATTTCAGGAAGAATATCAAAAAGGCAAATGAAAATATTGAGTCTGTAGAGAAATTACTGGAAAAATGTGAAGATATAAATAACAAGGCATTGAACCTTGGCATTGAAGCATTCCCGGTCATTTATATTGTTGAAAGTATTAGAAGAACAGGCGAATACTCAGGAGACATCTCGGAACTTACAATTAATTACTTAATATTAAAAAATTAAATATTTATTTTAATCTTTTAATAAACTCTTTTATTTTTTCATCACGATTTGACTTAAGATCTTTTCCCGTAATGGTAAATTTTGATAGTGGTGTAATTCCAATATAATCTTCCATATCTCCAAATGTTTTTACATCGCCGGAACTACCACATGTGCAAAAGAATGCAACTTTCTTAAATTTGCCTTTGTTTTCATTGATATAGGTTCTTACTGCAGGCGCCATTAGCGCAGCCCATACTGGAGTCCCAATGGCAACTACATCATATCTAGAGGGATCTTTTTTTGTTTCCCCTATAGTAGTTAATTTTTTAGAGTGTGCATCTCTTACTGATTTTAGCCACCCTATTATTCCTTTTCTGTTTTTAATATCTATTATTTCCTCTAGGTCGCATACCATTTTATCAGAAATCTCTTCCGCCAATTTTTTAGTATTCCCAGATCTAGAATAATAAACCACAAGAGTTTTCATAATAACTTACTATATTTAAGATATATAAATCTTATTACAATTAAACGGTTACAGGGAATACCTATAAAGTAAATATTACAACTTAGAATATCGTAGATAAATTAGAGATAAGTCTTATATATCCATGCTGATACTTATTTTCTGGACAAGTAAAAACACTGCCAGTCATTTTTAATGAAATGGAGGAGATATACATAATTGAACCACAAATTAACTTTCCCGTCGAGGACAGAGACGATGAGCAGCCTCTCTTCATTCCTGAAGAAGACTACGATGAAGACTAAATATTAATTAATCTTTTTTGATAAATTTAAATTTAAATTAATATAATGTAATGATTCTTATAATAGATACGTGCTAACCGAAAACTATTTTAAGAATATATTCTTTATATGAAAATGGAGGGCTTTTATTGCCAGAAAAAAAATTGAGAATATTAATAGCAAAACCTGGGCTTG
This Methanofastidiosum sp. DNA region includes the following protein-coding sequences:
- a CDS encoding PstS family phosphate ABC transporter substrate-binding protein produces the protein MDKRRIGVFGLLMAVIVFGMVFSGCTQNTSTQSSTVKLNQTGSSTVLPLAIAWAEQFEGALISVSGGGSSHGLNALLKGEADLGDASRLMKSSDYKNVGCDETLVSSDGTASAACNGVLPTKWIVAYDVLAVVVNKENTWANELTYDQLYKIFTDDSPAVYWDEVPGLKEKGAPHEKITIYAPDEASGTYDYFFESIIKDWGKATQVAKTRLEAGDGVYNPSADDNVILDAIKTNKYSIGYFGYAYIIENPGQLQVVKIAKISGDTFVEASIENVADYPMARPLHIYTNGIPNTNSEKGKAINAYLKYILSEEGQTIVPQVGYVKVSLVDPTIMPAQLSKLN
- a CDS encoding phosphate uptake regulator PhoU produces the protein MEIRKVQITGGSSYVITLPKEWIKSLNIKKNDSLGLIVQKDGTLLVTTDKVTEKKRKQKEFIVDSDTDKTFLFRLLVGAYVMGYSDIAIRSNEIMPPQIRESIRMFTQIAIGPEIVDEESNLFIIKDLLSPMEMPFEKTVKRMYSLVESMYKDAIKSLKINNKELAENVVSRDFEVDRLYWLATHQYNVILTDMMLSKKMGLSQEEASYYFLISRILERIGDHAAILGENVVKAIGKLNPEIIQDIESASTLALEIFSNSFESHFRKNIKKANENIESVEKLLEKCEDINNKALNLGIEAFPVIYIVESIRRTGEYSGDISELTINYLILKN